DNA sequence from the Streptomyces cinnabarinus genome:
CGGGGGCGGCGAAGACCGTGCAGTGCTCGGCGGCCGGGATGTACCACTCCAGACCCTGGAAGATCAGCTGGCGCGGGTTCTCGGCGCGGGCCCTGAGGATCTCCTGGTGCTCCAGCGGGGCGCCGTACTTCGCGTGCCCGAAGTTGGAGTGCTCGGTGAACACCATCCAGTCCAGGCCGTACTCCGCGCCCGCGGCGGCCAGTTGGGAGAAGGTGTACTTGGCGTCATGGCTGTACACGGTGTGGATGTGGTGGTCGCCGACGAGGTAGGCGAGCCGCGGGTCGTCGCCGCCGAGGGAGTGCGCCGAGGCCGTCGTGGGCACGGCGGCCCCGAAGGCGAACGCGGCGCCGAACAGCCCCGCGCCGGGACAGGCCCTGCGGGTCGAGCGCCTCGGCGGAGACGAACGGGTCGGCCTGGACGGGCAGCTGCTGATCGTTCACGGAAGGTCCCTTTTGTTGCAGAGATGCCGGGAGGTCAGTGGTTCATGAACGACGTGACGGGCAGCGCCCGTCCGACGATCCGGACGTCACCGAGACGGCCGTGGAGGATCTGGTCGATCCGGCCGCCGTACTCGTAGCCGCCGAGCAGCCAGGGGAGGCCGACCGTGGTGAGCCCGACGGCGGGGGCGTGCGGGTTGCGGGCGACCGGGCAGCCCTGGACGTACATCGTGGTGCGGCTGCCGTCGTTGACGACGGCGACGTGCCACCAGCGCTCACGGGCCGTCTCGTCACCCCAGTTGGTGGCGATGCCCTGCTGGTTGAGCGGGCGGGCAGCCCACTGCGGGCCGGGTCCGTCGGAGAGCGAGAGGGTGGCGAGCGGCTCGTCGGGGTCGCCCTCGGTCTTCCCGGCCGCCCCGCCGGTGCCGGTACGACTGACCAGTCCGGCCCACGCGTTGCGCGCCGCGGTCCAGCCGGCGGGCAGCCAGTAGAACGCCTCGATGGTGTAACCGGACCTGAAGGTCGTGGAGTTGAGGGGAGCGCCGTCGACCGTGCGGAGGCAGGCGCCCGTCAGCGGGGGCTTGCCACCTCGGAAGTACAGGCTGCCGTGGCCCGGTTGGTCGGGGTGGTGGGCGGTGGACCAGGTCAGCGGGGCGTCGCCGACCCTGACCACCGTCAGGTCGTTGCCGTTCCCGGACAGGTCGCGGACCGTGCCCTCGACCGGTGCGCCCTCCTCGTGCCCGTCGAACCGCCAGTACGCGAGCGTCCCGCGCACCAGCATCCGGGACGCGGGCCGGGACGGGCGCTCGGGCACCGGCGCGAACCCGGCGAACCGCTCGGCGAAGTCGACGTCGACGGAGAAGCGGTCCGCGGCACCGGACAGCTCCATCTCCCGCCGTTCGAGCTCGTTGAGCCCCTTCGCCGCCCGGCCGAGGATCCACGGCGACAGCGTCTCGACGTCGATCGTGTTCCGGTCCAGGTCGAAGTGGTAGAGACGGATCATCGCCGCGCCGCCGAAGTAGCGGTTCTGGTAGTTCGTCAGATGCAGGTGGACGTCGTTCCCGGCGGCGTTCTTGCGGACGGCTCGGGCGGCGGGCCAGTAGTGGCCGTTGAGGGTGAGGAAGATCTGGTCGTGGTCCTTGACCAGCCTGTCCCACAGTTGCTGCCCGTAGGACGACAACGCGTCGTCCCCGTACACCAGTTCGTGGGTGGTGAGGATGACGGGCTTGGTGGGGTGCTGGGCGAGCACGTCCCTCGCCCAGGCGTAACCCTGCTCCGACAGCCGCCAGTCCAGGGCGAGGACGAGCCATTCGCGCCCGGCCGCCCTGAAGACGTGGAAGGTGTTGTAGCCGTCGGCGGAGGCCCCGCCGAAGGTCGGGTCGCCCCGGAAGCGGTCCGGGCCGAAGACGTCCAGGTACGGCGTCGCACCGCGCTGGTCGGTGGTCGAGGAACGGACGTCGTGGTTGCCCGCGAGCACGCTGTAGCCGACCCCGCGCCGGTCCAGCAGCTCGAACGCCTCGCCGATCGCCTCGCATTCGGCCCTGGCACCGTTCTCGGTCAGATCACCCAGGTGGGACAGGAAGACGACGTTGTCATCGCGTCCGTGCTCCAGCAGATAGCGCAACGACGCCTCGACCGGCGCCGCGTTGATGCTCGGCCCGTCGAAGAGGTACTGGGTATCGGGCATCACGGCGAGCGTGAAGCGACGGCTCTCGGTGTCGGGCCGCCGGCCACGCCCGACCGGGGCCGCCTCGGCGACGGCAGGGATCGTGACGGCGGTGGCCGCGGCGCCGATCAGCGCGGTGGCCCTGAG
Encoded proteins:
- a CDS encoding LamG-like jellyroll fold domain-containing protein, translating into MCTSHEPGQESARADAGRRTFLRATALIGAAATAVTIPAVAEAAPVGRGRRPDTESRRFTLAVMPDTQYLFDGPSINAAPVEASLRYLLEHGRDDNVVFLSHLGDLTENGARAECEAIGEAFELLDRRGVGYSVLAGNHDVRSSTTDQRGATPYLDVFGPDRFRGDPTFGGASADGYNTFHVFRAAGREWLVLALDWRLSEQGYAWARDVLAQHPTKPVILTTHELVYGDDALSSYGQQLWDRLVKDHDQIFLTLNGHYWPAARAVRKNAAGNDVHLHLTNYQNRYFGGAAMIRLYHFDLDRNTIDVETLSPWILGRAAKGLNELERREMELSGAADRFSVDVDFAERFAGFAPVPERPSRPASRMLVRGTLAYWRFDGHEEGAPVEGTVRDLSGNGNDLTVVRVGDAPLTWSTAHHPDQPGHGSLYFRGGKPPLTGACLRTVDGAPLNSTTFRSGYTIEAFYWLPAGWTAARNAWAGLVSRTGTGGAAGKTEGDPDEPLATLSLSDGPGPQWAARPLNQQGIATNWGDETARERWWHVAVVNDGSRTTMYVQGCPVARNPHAPAVGLTTVGLPWLLGGYEYGGRIDQILHGRLGDVRIVGRALPVTSFMNH